From the Hemicordylus capensis ecotype Gifberg chromosome 1, rHemCap1.1.pri, whole genome shotgun sequence genome, the window GTTGATACAGAGGCAATAATAGTTGGCCAAATAAACTTGAATTGAGGTAAGGACTTGAGGAAATCatcttgcccctgctaacttggcaaagaggcaccttttaacatgatgattctctttattaagcagggggagagtaacgggccctatccacccccagcacagtacctccagtgactgttgctggtgtctatcttatgtttctttttagattataccgcccttcaaaaaatggctaagggccctttggggacagagatccatcttatttatttattatttctctatgtaaaccgccctgagccatttttggaagggcggtatagaaattgaacaaataaatcaaAATCGAATAGACTTAGTTCTTAGTTCATTTGTCATTGTTAGAAGTTCTGGGTTGAACGACTTGTACCTTAACAAGACTAGCTTGACCTTGAAACCAGCTGGCTTCACCTCAGGGAACTGCATTTTGAAAGCAATTTGGAGACAGCAAATCCTGGGCAAAATTTTTCTAAAATCTGCTATCCCTATCTCACTAGTTCCAGTCACTTGCATTTAAATGGGGTAAATAGGTTTTTGcctctgggcaggggcgtaactataatagggcaaggggtgacagttgtctgggggcccactgccttggggggcccccagaggcaagtcacatgactgactcccccagccacacacccgcccgggcttccttcagttgtatttatcctccgaaactgatgtgagtgttaagacctggagctaccagaacagcctgtctttctctagtaccattaaatgacttgcatcgtccacaatgtacaaaaccttttaaaaaaataatttaggatgaagtcctattgtggcacataggagatagacatagatatagatatataaaactatgctttttgttaccactattcagcctcatttaagatttctttatttcatgagctgagcttcagtgaggggggcgcattttaaaatcttgtctctgggcccactccaaccttgctacatcccagcctctgggacAAGGCTGTCCTTCCTGTAGCAAGATCATTAAGGGTCCAGAATCACAGGTTGGCTGATGTAAGCAGGATGGCATGCCCATTCTCCAAAATTTGTGAACATCTGTACATGCAAGAATACCACACCATGAAAAAACAACCGTGCACCTGGTTTTCAATAACCTTTCTGGAGATTACCACCAGTTTTCCCAGTTCTGTTCCTTTATTGCTTAATGGACTATATGTACAATCCCATCAAGACTGATATTgtgcagtgttttatcaatgtACACATGGCTCAGTGAAATTAGCATTtgacacagacattttgaattaaAAGCTCAAAATTACAGGCTGTTTTCATTTGATAATGTGACTGATATACTGAATGTCCCAAAATATCCAGCTTGGTGAAACCTGGCATAATTGGAAAAATATGGATTTCTCGCTGTTTAGCTAAAAGCAACCACATCACTGAAACTATTAAGAGGTAtctgaaacaaacaaaccaaattgatttggggggaCTTTctgtccattatttatttatatctggtGCCGATTATATATCGGCGGAGGTAATATCTTGCAATTTAGAATGGTGGACCCCTGTATTGGCAGCATTGTTTTCTTATATTGACAGGACAGCGTGTGTACCAAAAGACTGGGGAGTTGCTATCGTGGTCCCCATATATAAGACAGGTGATCGGAAGCTGCCAGGGAATTACCGCCCTATCAGTCTTCTTAGCATAGTGAGTAAGCTGTACACTAGACATTGTATAATCGTCTGGTAGATTGGCCTGATACAGAAAAGATCCTAGCAGAGGAGCAAAATGGTTTCAGGGCAGGTCGTTCGGTAGCAGACCCAGCCTTGGTACTTCAACATTTAGCCGAGAAATATACAGGAAAGTCAAATTTTACATTATATGCTGCGTTCGTAGATTTTAAATATGCATTTGATTTAATCTCAAGGGAAATACTGTGGGGAAAATTGGTAAGATCATCCATTGATAGGCGGTTGTTACTCTTAATAATTAAGATGCATGAAAATTCAAGAATAAGGGTGTGTTGCAGTAACAAAGGGCATCttacaaatgaaatcagaacgaGTAGAGGGGTCAGACAGGGGTGTATTTTGGCCCCAatgttattcaatttctatattaataaCTTAGTTACTCAGATGAATAACCTGGATTTTCACCCCCCTAAGCTGGCCAATAGACACTTGAATATACTTCTATATGAGGATGACGCAGTGATTTTATCACGGACCCCAACTGgcctcaagagagcccttaatgcTTTGGTGTCCTACTGTGATTCCCAGGCGATCACCATAAATTATGAAAAGACCAAGGTGatggcttttattattattattattattaattcgatttctataccgcccttccaaaaatggctcagggcggtttacaaagagaaataaaacaaataagatggctccctgtccccgaagggctcacattctaaaaagaaacataggacacacaccagcaacagtcactggaagtactgtgctgggggtggatagggccagttactctccccctgctaaataaagagaatcaccatggtaaaaggtgcctctttgcccaattagcaggggctaATTTTGCCAACAAACCTAAGGATGTTGAATGGACATAGACTTGAACAGGTATCACAGTTTAAGTATTTGGGTATAGTCTTCCAGACCAATACTAGGAGGAATGCACACAAGGAATAGATAATGCAAAATCCctcgagggcagcagcagctattaaCTCCTTTCATAGGAGGCAAGGTGCACAGTTTGTTCCAGCTGCCCTTAAACTTTTTTCGGCCAAAGTCTGGCCATTACTCCTTTATGGCCATTACTCCTTTACGGAGCACAGCTATTCCAAACttgccaggctggaggcaatTCAATCAAAGTTCTTGAGAAGTGTGCTCCAACTACCCCGGGGTGTCCCAGTGCATTTCTACTATTGGAAGTAGGCTGGATTcgggtggaggcaagtgtttggctggtaatatttgaatattggctgaagctgatttttcagccagtaggactagcaCCCCTAGTGTTGAGTGATACATATAAGTCTAGGTGGAAATAttatgtggagaaggggttgaatTACTATGGCTTATCCAGcgatgctttggttgtcttgggctatgggagagcAAGATCATGTCTGCGCCAACGCATTATGGATATGGAAAAACagatggacagaagccagatagggGCTGACACCTATTTAGTGTCTCCCCTGTTGGAGGCCTGTCATTCTAATACAGTCCCTCTGAAGGCGAGAGAGCCTGGGGAGGCCAGGAGCTCtctcctctgccctgccctgctctggGCAGGCACCTTCACTGCTGCATTTCCGTTCTGCAAGAAGCCACGGAGGAGGCTGATGAGATCCGGGCCTCTGAGCTATTCTTTGGGGGCCTGTGGCCCATAGGCCATCCCctattggtcttgtggtagccagcatgacccctttgctaagcagtgtctgccctggttgcatatgaatgggagacttgatgtgtgagcactgcaagagattccccttaggggatggggccgctcaaggaagagcagaaggttccaagttccctccctggcagcatctccaagatagggctgagagcaaaTTTCCGTCAGaggctctctctcagcttttagttacaggtaaaagaaacactcacTAGTTGCAAGAacatttcaaaaagcaccccggttgcagaaggttccaagttcccttcctgacagcatctctaagatagggctgagagagattcctgcctgctgctgtgagtcagtgtagacaatattgagcaagatggccctatggtctgactcagtctatggcagcttcctgtgcttttggcagctccctgtcctcaaagaatccacaattctcaaTGTAGAGATAAATACGATTTGACAATCTTATGAATTCAGAGCCAAATAGGCCAATAAAAGGCCAAGTCCAGACCGTGGTATGAATCAATGACTTCTCTCCAGTGGTCCTCATGATTAAAgaagcagagggaagaggaagaggagggaagcagccagagaaggcagccagccTTGGTGCGTGGAGGAAGGGAGGGCCCAGAGAAAAGCCGAGCAACTGGAGGGGGGCCACTGATGAGGCCTGCCTGGGCTGCGATGTGTAGAGTACGTGGTTatttatatcctcacaacaaccttgtgaggtaagttaggctgagagctacatgactggcccagagtcacccagtgagtttgatggttgactggggatttgaacttgggtcctcccgctcctagtccaacactctaaccactaggccatgctggctcttatgcaACAGCCCCTCCCCAGAGCTCCAACTGCCACTCAAGCCATGGGACAACTTGAGTGGCTGCCTCCACCTCATGTCCCTCCCCCAACAATGCCCACTCAACCAACCAATCGTAAAGCACTCATCTGCATGCCGCTCAGACTATGGGCCTCtgtggcatatacatataaagTTTTAAGAAAAACACACCTCTTTGAATGGAAAACCAAAAATTCCAAGATATGTGAACGATTGTGGATGTTTATCCCGGCCAGCTGTTCTATGCTGTTCCTTCCCAGTGCCCAATTAGGAGGTGTATCTTCAGTTGGAAGTCCTGTACTCCCCATCACCTGCAGGTCTCAGGCCTCTGGCTCATTTAAATAGCGATGGGGAACTACTATCTACTGGGTATGGAGGTCTTTGCTGGCAGCACCCAGCCGGGCAGAGAGGGGAATCCGAGAGAGGGGTCCCCTgtagctacagcagcagcagccctgtggGGTGCCCGGGATCTCCGGGAGAGGAAAGTCCGGGAGAGGAAAGTCCCCCATCCATACCGCCTTTTTCAAGGGATGAGGAAGAGGGACTTGGTGGGGGTCTCCGGgaacggtgctttttaattgattcataaatgatctagaagtaggggtaagcagtgaggtggccagatttgcagatgataccaaactcttttgggtagtgaaatccaaaacggattgtgaagagctccaaaaggatctctccaaactgggtgagtgggcagcaaaatggcaaatgagtttCAGTGGtcgcaagtgtgaagtgatgcacattgggacgaaaaaccccaacttcaagtatacgctgataggatttgagttgtcggtgactgaccaatcttgggggtcatggtggacagctcattgaaagtgtcgactccatgtgcagcagctgtaaaaggggccaatttcatgctagcgatcattaggaaggggattgaaaataaaacagctaatattataatgcccttatacaaaactatggtgcagccatagtactgcgtacaattctggtcaccacatctaaaaaaggacattgtggaaatggaaaaggtgcaaaagagggcaaccaagatgattcggggcctagagcacttttcttatgaggcaaggctacaacacttggggctttttagtttagaaaaaaagacgactgtggggagacatgatagagttctataaaatcatgtatgatgtggagaaagtgaagagataaattcttctttctgtaacataacactagaaccaggggtcatcccatgaaattgattgccaggaaatctaggaccaacaaacggcagtactttttcacacaacgcataatccatttgtggaattctctgccacaagatgtggtgacagccaacagcctggatggctttaagaggggtttggataagttcatggaggagaagtctatcaacagctactagtaggagggctaaaggccacctccagtttcaaaggcaagacgcctctgagtaccagttgctggggagtaacagcaggagggagggcatgccctcaactcctgcctgtaggctcccagtgacatctggtgggccacttcgtgaaacaggatgctggactagatgggccttgggcctgattcagcagggctgttcttatgttctatgttatGTACTGGCGGCAGCCATACAGGCACAGGTGGCCTCAAGGACGCAGCATCCGCCACTTCGACTCCAGCTCCCTTGGGGCCTCTCTAGCTGTCAGCCACCTCCAGTTTGTGTGGTCGGGCTGAGGCTACTGCGATGGTGGTGGCTGCTTCGCCACCCCAGCTCGTGAAGCTGCTAACTCCGGTTAAGTAAAGCGAGCTTATATGTGGCCTGGGGAGGTGGCAGTCAGTGGAGACTGAGGGAAGAGGCTGCTGGTGGTGCCTCACCGGGGCTGAGGTCTACTGGAAGTTCATGCAGCAGAGTTCCTTTCCCCCCGTTTTATGAGCTGCCTTTTAATTTCGTGCTTCTACCTGTCAATTTTGGAATAAAAATAACTGTCCACACCACACCCTGCTACAACACATAAGCTCCgttgcaagcctccctaccacGGAAAAATACAGATACTTTCCTGAAAAGCTATTACAGTGTTATAGGGCCATAATGCATCACTAAAACCCAAATCAAGGCAATGGGAATATGGACGACACCCTGATGAACAGCGCAGCGACCGCGATGTCGAAACATGGGGAATGCAGAGCAGTGCTTAGCGGACACATTGCTAAACTGCTGCAGTGTGTGATCTGGGACATGCCCTGCAGACACCTTGGTCTTCCACATTAAAAAATGCTGGCATAATGCTCCTCCGTGCAGCAGAGCAGCACCCGCTTTCCTCTCTGCCCACTATGATTTGCCCACTGTTGCTTCAATGGGCAGTGTTGCATGCATACCACAGGAAAACAGCATACTTGTTATTGTGAATATTGTAAGAATATTGTAATAATAAACTTGTTCTTATTTGTACAAATAAATGCTTTATTGTTTTTACTTAGGTTTGGCTGTGATCTTCCTtgtcccttcccttctcttcttccaGTCAGCAAAAATGTGCTCTGCTGTCTTTTTTCTTTCATTCCCTGCTTCATCACTTCAAACATGATGCATTCACCACTGAAGCAATGAAGCGCCCTGCAAAGCAGggaaagaaaaaataagaaaGGAGTGGAGCAAGTTTCTGCTgactggaagaagaggaggggatATGAATCTTCATTCTATATGAGAGCTCACTTCCCTTTCCCACAGTAGCAGCACAGCTGGCTCTCTGTGCACTTTGCAAACATCGCTTGCACATGGTATGACTGGAGAGTTGGGAGCACTCAtttctctctcatgcacacacacagatgcaGCTGAAGCCTCAGCTATCCCTGATCTGATGAATAGCACAAGCTGACTGAAGAAGAGAAGAGCAAGGAAAGGTGGAACCGGACCAGTAATGACAAAGGAgagtgcttctgagcacctgTGGTGCTTTTTCCTCACCATTTAGAAATCACAGTAAGTTCAAACATATCTGCGATGAGGAGGGAAAAGGCTTCCATGTTGGAAGGCATTATTTAGATATTCAAGGGGCAGAACCCCCTGTTCCCTTAGAAGTCAATTACTGATTTACTTACTTTTCAAAATTATTCCAGAGTTTTGGAAATTGTAGATTTAGAAAAAATTGGTGTGAGAAGAAAAGAAGCATACTATATAGAAAAAAGAAGCATACTACATACATGGATAGTTGCAGGGGAAAGTATTCATAGACAGGGGTGTTCAGAGGCGTAaccatgggggggcggggggggcacgtgccccgggcgccatcttttcaggtcacatggggggcgccgccatgaccaaatttttttattaaaaatttttaatacaaatttctcctgctcagtgcagcagcgctgcagcagtcaagggagtgcgttgGCGCCcactcccccacgagtggtcccttccacgccgcccgcacccccccattgctttgctggcagccagtcagtggcctagcttggcggcggcgggcgcctttcatgctgctcactgcgcctgcccgcccgcgcccccccattgctttgcttgcggcaagtcagtggcctggcttggcagcgggcgcctttcatgctgctcactgcgcctgcccttggctgaggctcgctcgctctgtcgctcgcttagtctggaacagccagaaagaggccctctagtggcttgccagccagagggtctctagtcagtgacgcacgaaTGCGTGACTCGGCCGGcatgccgagtcgcgctgcgcatgcgtgcggtgcgtccatcctcctctgtttgcctgcaaGTGGTGGCGCGGTCACCGTCGCGGAggtggctggggctggggttggggctgcactgcagcaggcgcaggcaggacaacgaggacacacacggacacccgcacagaagaaaggattcggcggcgggcgggtggaagcagcagaccaagtgtcagggtgagaaattgaatgagttgcaaaaactacagaaaccacatgtggggggaaaaacatattaaagaatcaggcttttatttagctgcccaactatggttctcaggtgcctaacaggtattaatgtttgcattatacgctcctctctcctccccaaaagaaagaaaaacaatcataaagattctttggcactcaatcttaaatgcatgcatgtatatggaactgagagtcaattcccacagcctgggtagtagaGCAGTGTGaattgactcaagcagtgtaacatagctgcctgtgcattgttacaaggtgtttcaagagagttttaccatgagttctgcttgctggcatgctcgtttttgcactgtgaaagcttgccttgtgatctcagtttacgctgaagtgctcctataacagctccatctcagaaaaacctgcagtgttagctttaacaagtgcctgtggtatcctgctaaagacacaaagtttggcaagaaaaatgggggagggggttatatgccaggacctttggagatattctcttgcttgtgaggaaaaatcaaagtataatgtggtgtgtatcatcaatcattgcatcataattctgttgtttgagatacaagccaactccacagggttgttgcttgtgaggaaaaacctaagtataatagcaatagcaatagcaatagcacttacatttatataccgctctatagccgaagctctctaagcggtttacaatgattagcatattgcccccaacattctgggtactcattttactgacctcggaaggatggaaggctgagtcaaccttgatgtagtgtgtatcatcattgcatcataattctgttgtttgagattcaagccaacttcacagggttgttgtgaggaaaaaacacatgtgttccagtcagatgtatgctggtggggcagcggcgggggaggcgcggcgggggggggggggggcgcaatttcagtccttgccccaggtgccgttttccctagttacgcctctgggggtgTTGTTGTGTAGAATACATAGCTCCTAAACATGGCTACCTCAAGTCTACCAATAATTCCTCTGTTGTATTTGTATAATTTGCTAAAGATCTAAACAATTTCAATTTCTCCACAACAATGATAAGATGAAATAGAATCTGCCAAGAATTGTCATTTGGATTCTTCACAATTGACCCATTTTGAACTTAGTGGCACAGAACTGGGACCAAATCCTATTTTGGTACTTACTTActtcccccttccttctgttTTAGTACTTTGCTTGCTTAACACTTCTTATCCCTCACTGAGATGTGTCTACAATGAGCCATCCACTGCCATCTTGTAAATTCCTGGATGTATTCTCACTAACCATGCCAAAATAAAGCCTCCTCCCAGGTCTATTCTTGTGACTGCGACTGTCCCATTTCTTTTCCAGGCAGCCTGCCTTTGAAACATGTCACGTGTGTGTAGCACAATCCTAACCATACTTACTCAGAAGGAAATCCCATTGAGTTGAGTGGTACCTCTTGTTCAGTGTGTTCAGAAGCGCTGCCTCTCATTCGATGCACCCAACATTCCTTTTCATCAAACTCTGCTTTGATTCCATAACTggtgatttgttttattgtttaaacGAAGAGTCTTCTAAGCACCTGCTTCTTTCAGTCAACTATCAATTTTAACCACTCCCTCTTTGGCACAGGAGGACTTTTCAAAGCAGTAAATAAACGGGCCCGGGCTTTATACAGGTCTCTTGCGGTATGTGAGAGGCCTTGGGAGCCTCTCCCTCACATGTGTAAACTGTACTCAACATCAGACGCCCctacttggtggtggtggtggtggtggtgatcggGCCAGCCTCCAGGCAACCCAGCGGCTGAGCGCGGCCAATCGGAGCCAAGCGTGGTGCTAAATTATTAACCTTGCAGGAACGGAGTAACCGAACCCGCTTATCGCTGTCGCGCCGGAGCAAACGCTTGCAAGAGCCTTTGGACGAGGAACTTGCGACTGCGGCAGCTGCACCGAGCGAGCTCAGCTCCGAAGCCGAGCCAGTTGACGCGGCGGCTCTTTGCAGGAAGGGCAGAGCGCGAGCGAATCCAGCTAGCGGGTTTTTTTTGGAGTTGGGACGAAAAAACCTCCAGGCCATGCTGGGTTTTCGGAAGGCGGTCCGGTTCCTGAATGCAGGCATGAGGAATCCGATGGTCCCCAGAGCCAATATTGTGGGGAATCCGGCGAAGCACCCCCTCTCCGTGGCTGtaagcactccccacccccacccccgcttgtcTTCCGTCTAGAATAGATAAACGATGTTCTGCAGGGACGAGGAGTGTTGTTTTGGGCGTCACTTTATGAATGCTAACGGAGTGTCGCATGCGTGCATGTTTCAGGAGGCAAGAAGTTGACCCCTCGAGAAAGGGTCTCCTCAGCTGACAGCTGCTACGCACCGTGTTTAGCCAAAATAATAACTATCCCCCACCCCCGCGcgcttttttaaattttcttttaaggaaGTTCTATTACATGGATCGGAGAGAGGAAAGACAGCTGTTTTAAAAACGTTATTTTAAGCATTTTATTGTAGGTAACCTTCTGGCTGGCGTAACAGGGAAGTGTGGGCCCTTTTTATTTTGCCCGCGAGCTAAAATGGGCTGGAAGTGGAAGCAAACACGAAATGGGAAAGTGCATCGAAAGACAAGTCACCGACAGCCTATTAGTGGGAAaaacatgttttgtttgtttaaaaagaagaagaaaaggcttgTCGAGACAAAATGTGGCACAGGGACATGAAATGTACTTCAGAGAGGCAGTACCCTGGCCCTCTCCGACCTCCGCGGATTAGCCAGGAGGCTTGAACTGGGCAAATACAGGTGGCTGCACAGAATCGCCCCTTTCATCTTTTCCAGCTGATGGTCACAGGTGTGAGGGTGGGGCCCGCAGGGGTGAGCCCTTTCCCTTCCTCCACAAGTTTAGCGTAGGGAAAGTGTACAATTCCTAGCCTTAGAATGAGGGGGTGGGCGGTGGCAGCCTTGGAGTGAGGAGATCATAATCACAGAATGTGAATTTTTTATTATTGAAAAATTAAATAAGAAACACTCAGCATGCTCCCTCCAGTCACAAATTTCATCCTTCCTCTTCTGACTCTTTACTCTCAGACTCTCCCACCTCACCTCACTGTGTGGTAATGTATTTTTAACTGCCTAAATAAAGGCAGTTGTCACTCCAAGGTCACCgccaccacccaccccctcaTTTTAAGGCTAGGAATTTTACACTTTCCCTACAAATCCCTTTCAGAAGCTACCTCCAGGCAGAGGCTAAACCTGCTGGCCCCACCCTCACACCTGTGACCAAAAGATGAAAGGGGTGATTCTGTCCAGCCAACTCTTATGTGCCCAGatgcctggttcaggcctcctgGCTAATGCACAGAGGTCGAAGAGGGGCAGATCACAGTCTCCTTCCCACCTCTTTGCCTGTAGTCTTTGTCTGGACACACTTCTGAATGGGGCTTATATTAAGACTGAGGAAACAAAATGTGTTGTGAGCTTTTTCTGTGGTGGGTATTATAGGGTTGGGGGGAAAGGTGTGATCTCTGCGCAGCTCCCAGCACCACTGC encodes:
- the LOC128324839 gene encoding uncharacterized protein LOC128324839 yields the protein MGNYYLLGMEVFAGSTQPGREGNPREGSPVATAAAALWGARDLRERKVRERKVPHPYRLFQGMRKRDLVGVSGNARPIGAKRGAKLLTLQERSNRTRLSLSRRSKRLQEPLDEELATAAAAPSELSSEAEPVDAAALCRKGRARANPASGFFLELGRKNLQAMLGFRKAVRFLNAGMRNPMVPRANIVGNPAKHPLSVAEQAIGLVVMFATFLVPSGYILANLEHYKQRSD